In the genome of Myxococcus stipitatus, one region contains:
- a CDS encoding ATP-binding cassette domain-containing protein: MIRVRGARENNLKDVSVELPKRRLTVFTGVSGSGKSSLVFGTIAAESQRLINETYSAFVQNFMPSMGRPEVDVLDGLTTAIIVDQERMGANSRSTVGTATDANAMLRVLFSRLGKPHIGSSNAYSFNVPSVRAVGAMTIEKGEGGGKTEKKVFNLTGGMCPKCEGMGSVTDIDLAQILDESKSLNEGAITIPGYTADGWYVRIFSASGFLDGDKPIRDYTKKERHDFLYREPVKVKVEKMNLTYEGLIPRIQKSFLSKDKDSLQPHIRAFVDRAVTFTTCPDCKGTRLNEAARSSKIKGINIADACAMQINDLADWVRGLKEPSVGPLVANLQHALDSFVQIGLGYLSLERPTSTLSGGESQRTQMVRHLGSALTDVTYVFDEPTVGLHPHDIQRMNTLLLSLRDKGNTVLVVEHKPEAIQIADHVVDIGPGAGTNGGKVVFEGTVEGLRASGTLTGRHLDDRAKVKPSVRKSTGVLKVRGANTHNLQKVDVDIPLGVLVVVTGVAGSGKSSLIHGSVSGREGVVTVDQSAIKGSRRSNPATYTDLLEPIRKAFAKANNVKPALFSANSEGACPTCNGAGVIYTDLGMMAGVSTMCEDCEGRRFQAAVLKYKFGGLNIAEVLDLPVDEAVTFFGSGKASTPAAHAILKRMSDVGLGYLRLGQPLTTLSGGERQRLKLATHMGEEGGVYVLDEPTTGLHLADVAQLLALLDRLVESGKSVIVIEHHQAVMAHADWIIDMGPGAGHDGGRVVFEGTPADLIASRKTLTGKHLAAYVGGTSVDASSGAAASSGRSTKAKSRAG; this comes from the coding sequence ATGATTCGGGTCCGCGGGGCTCGCGAGAACAACCTGAAGGACGTGAGCGTGGAGCTGCCCAAGCGGCGGCTCACCGTGTTCACCGGCGTGTCGGGCTCGGGCAAGTCGTCGCTGGTGTTCGGCACCATCGCCGCGGAGTCCCAGCGCCTCATCAACGAGACCTACAGCGCGTTCGTCCAGAACTTCATGCCGTCGATGGGGCGGCCCGAGGTCGACGTCCTGGACGGTCTGACGACGGCCATCATCGTCGACCAGGAGCGCATGGGGGCCAACTCCCGCTCCACCGTGGGCACGGCGACGGACGCCAACGCGATGCTGCGGGTGCTCTTCAGCCGCCTGGGCAAGCCGCACATCGGCTCGTCCAACGCGTACTCCTTCAACGTCCCCTCGGTGCGCGCCGTCGGGGCGATGACCATCGAGAAGGGCGAAGGGGGCGGGAAGACCGAGAAGAAGGTCTTCAACCTCACCGGCGGCATGTGCCCCAAGTGCGAGGGCATGGGCTCGGTGACGGACATCGACCTGGCCCAGATTCTCGATGAGTCGAAGTCGCTCAACGAGGGCGCCATCACCATCCCCGGCTACACCGCCGACGGCTGGTACGTGCGCATCTTCTCCGCCTCGGGGTTCCTCGACGGCGACAAGCCCATCCGCGACTACACCAAGAAGGAGCGCCACGACTTCCTGTATCGCGAGCCGGTCAAGGTGAAGGTCGAGAAGATGAACCTCACCTACGAGGGGCTGATTCCTCGCATCCAGAAGTCCTTCCTGTCCAAGGACAAGGACTCGCTCCAGCCGCACATCCGCGCGTTCGTGGATCGCGCGGTGACGTTCACCACCTGTCCGGACTGCAAGGGCACCCGGCTGAACGAGGCCGCCCGGTCCTCCAAGATCAAGGGCATCAACATCGCCGACGCCTGCGCGATGCAGATCAACGACCTGGCCGACTGGGTGCGTGGCCTGAAGGAGCCCTCCGTCGGGCCGCTGGTGGCGAACCTCCAGCACGCGCTCGACTCGTTCGTGCAGATTGGCCTGGGCTACCTCAGCCTCGAGCGGCCCACGAGCACGCTGTCGGGCGGCGAGTCCCAGCGCACGCAGATGGTCCGGCACCTGGGCTCCGCGCTCACCGACGTGACGTACGTGTTCGACGAGCCGACCGTCGGCCTGCACCCGCACGACATCCAGCGGATGAACACCCTGCTCCTGAGCCTGCGCGACAAGGGCAACACGGTGCTCGTCGTGGAGCACAAGCCGGAGGCCATCCAGATCGCCGACCACGTCGTGGACATCGGTCCGGGCGCCGGCACGAACGGCGGCAAGGTGGTGTTCGAGGGCACCGTCGAGGGGCTTCGCGCCAGCGGCACGCTGACCGGACGGCACCTGGATGACCGGGCCAAGGTGAAGCCGTCGGTGCGCAAGTCGACGGGCGTGCTGAAGGTGCGCGGCGCCAACACCCACAACCTCCAGAAGGTGGACGTCGACATCCCGCTCGGCGTGCTGGTGGTGGTGACGGGCGTGGCCGGCTCCGGGAAGAGCTCGCTCATCCACGGCTCGGTGTCGGGCCGCGAGGGCGTGGTGACGGTGGACCAGTCCGCCATCAAGGGCTCGCGGCGCAGCAACCCCGCGACGTACACGGACCTGCTGGAGCCCATCCGCAAGGCCTTCGCGAAGGCCAACAACGTGAAGCCCGCGCTGTTCAGCGCCAACTCGGAGGGCGCCTGCCCGACGTGCAACGGCGCTGGCGTCATCTACACCGACCTGGGGATGATGGCCGGTGTCTCCACGATGTGTGAGGACTGCGAGGGCCGCCGGTTCCAGGCCGCGGTGCTGAAGTACAAGTTCGGCGGCCTCAACATCGCCGAGGTGCTCGACCTGCCCGTCGACGAGGCCGTCACCTTCTTCGGCTCCGGCAAGGCGAGCACGCCCGCCGCGCACGCCATCCTCAAGCGCATGTCGGACGTGGGGCTCGGCTACCTGCGGCTGGGGCAGCCGCTGACCACGCTGTCGGGCGGCGAGCGACAGCGGCTGAAGCTGGCGACGCACATGGGCGAAGAGGGCGGCGTCTACGTGCTCGACGAGCCGACCACGGGCCTGCACCTGGCGGACGTCGCACAGCTGCTCGCGCTGCTGGACCGGCTGGTCGAGTCCGGCAAGTCCGTCATCGTCATCGAGCACCACCAGGCGGTCATGGCGCACGCCGATTGGATCATCGACATGGGGCCGGGCGCGGGCCATGACGGTGGCCGCGTCGTGTTCGAGGGCACGCCCGCCGACCTCATCGCGTCGCGCAAGACGCTGACGGGCAAGCACCTGGCCGCGTACGTGGGAGGCACCTCCGTGGACGCGAGCAGCGGCGCCGCCGCGTCCTCGGGGCGGAGCACCAAGGCCAAGAGCCGCGCGGGCTGA
- a CDS encoding helix-turn-helix transcriptional regulator: MASKETLADELAELVRLRRARDLMDREFESPLDVEAIAKAAYMSQAHFSRRFKQEYGESPYSYLMTRRIERAMALLRRGDLSVTDVCMAVGCTSLGSFSASFTKLVGVPPSDYRARQHTEDAVLPACIQKERTRPRRAGSEKQSPEE, from the coding sequence ATGGCTTCCAAAGAGACGCTGGCGGACGAACTCGCTGAGCTCGTGCGTCTGCGGCGGGCCCGTGACCTCATGGACCGCGAGTTCGAAAGCCCCCTCGACGTGGAGGCCATCGCGAAGGCGGCCTACATGTCCCAGGCCCACTTCTCACGCCGCTTCAAGCAGGAGTATGGGGAGAGCCCGTACTCCTACCTGATGACACGGCGCATCGAGCGGGCCATGGCCCTGCTTCGGCGGGGAGACCTGAGCGTCACCGACGTGTGCATGGCGGTCGGCTGCACCTCGCTGGGCTCCTTCAGCGCCAGCTTCACCAAGCTGGTGGGCGTGCCGCCGTCGGACTACCGCGCGCGGCAGCACACCGAGGATGCCGTCCTGCCCGCCTGCATCCAGAAAGAGCGGACCCGCCCACGTCGAGCAGGATCCGAGAAGCAATCCCCGGAGGAATGA
- a CDS encoding VOC family protein, which yields MTTLKLSTVHLIVDDPMRALTFYRDALGLTLTGDVAQGGLRWLTFSSPDQPGVQIVLSQPHAGRSKEDGDAVARLLAKGSLGGAIFASNNLEETFAKLTAAQVDVVQPPTDQPWGVRDCAVRDPAGNMIRISQA from the coding sequence ATGACGACCCTCAAGCTCTCGACTGTTCATCTGATTGTTGACGACCCCATGCGCGCGCTCACGTTCTACCGGGATGCGCTGGGGCTGACCCTCACCGGCGATGTCGCCCAGGGCGGCTTGCGGTGGCTCACCTTCTCGTCGCCGGACCAGCCCGGCGTCCAGATCGTGCTGAGCCAGCCTCACGCTGGCCGCAGCAAGGAGGATGGTGACGCCGTGGCCCGCCTGTTGGCCAAGGGCTCGCTGGGCGGAGCCATCTTCGCCAGCAACAACCTCGAGGAGACGTTCGCCAAGCTGACCGCCGCCCAGGTGGACGTGGTGCAGCCGCCCACGGACCAGCCGTGGGGCGTGCGCGACTGTGCCGTGCGGGACCCCGCCGGCAACATGATTCGCATCAGCCAGGCCTGA
- a CDS encoding c-type cytochrome, which yields MDLRTPVFSYFVGAALLVGTAAGAYVLARDADILALRLPTKALAPTKHARETPREAVEHFQCNRCHVVPGIEPASAAMVENCVTCHQAITAGRLDLWYKEAEVRRWKEHLTHLMRTPDLGSLGQRVKRSWLVSWLQAPHAVRPLYGATMPRMKLGPRDAELLADFLHVTEEDSSEPSSGDAAAGRQLYEKYACATCHFRGDAPAEAFAYGSPEFRTASARRRAPDLKHVRARMSLAQLRQWLRDPRAILPDTEMPAFAFTPKEVDDLAAFLREPLPETASAPRAPYKPRLLERVVHYPEVAKKLTRHLCFHCHSDSRRAGDQGPGNSGGFGYSGVSLDLATREGLLRGIRREGQFRGLPDRLEDGTPRLVASLLARRAELEGRHHPSVLGMPLGLPPIPDEDIDLIYTWIEQGAPR from the coding sequence GTGGACCTTCGCACCCCTGTCTTCAGCTATTTCGTCGGCGCCGCGCTGCTCGTCGGCACCGCCGCGGGGGCCTATGTCCTGGCGCGCGACGCGGACATCCTCGCGCTGCGCCTGCCGACGAAGGCCCTCGCTCCCACGAAGCACGCGCGCGAGACGCCCCGCGAGGCCGTGGAGCACTTCCAATGCAATCGCTGCCATGTGGTGCCCGGCATCGAGCCGGCCTCCGCCGCGATGGTCGAGAACTGCGTGACGTGCCACCAGGCCATCACCGCCGGGCGGCTCGACCTCTGGTACAAGGAAGCGGAGGTCCGACGGTGGAAGGAGCACCTCACCCACCTGATGCGGACGCCGGACCTCGGCTCGCTGGGCCAGCGGGTCAAGCGCAGCTGGCTCGTCTCCTGGCTCCAGGCCCCCCACGCGGTGCGGCCTCTCTACGGAGCCACCATGCCCCGGATGAAGCTGGGGCCTCGGGACGCGGAGCTGCTCGCCGACTTCCTCCACGTGACGGAAGAGGACTCCAGCGAGCCCTCCAGCGGTGACGCCGCCGCGGGCCGCCAGCTCTATGAGAAGTACGCCTGCGCGACGTGCCACTTCCGCGGGGACGCCCCCGCCGAGGCCTTCGCCTATGGCTCGCCGGAGTTCCGCACCGCCTCCGCGCGGCGGCGAGCCCCCGACCTGAAGCACGTGCGCGCCCGCATGTCCCTCGCCCAGCTGCGCCAGTGGCTGAGAGACCCTCGCGCCATCCTCCCCGACACGGAGATGCCCGCCTTCGCCTTCACCCCGAAGGAGGTCGACGACCTGGCGGCCTTCCTGCGTGAGCCCCTCCCCGAGACGGCGTCGGCGCCTCGTGCGCCGTACAAGCCCCGACTGCTCGAGCGGGTGGTGCACTACCCGGAGGTCGCGAAGAAGCTCACGCGGCACCTCTGCTTCCACTGCCACTCCGACAGCCGACGCGCGGGAGACCAGGGGCCGGGCAACAGCGGCGGCTTCGGCTACAGCGGCGTGTCCCTGGACCTGGCCACCCGGGAAGGCCTCCTCCGAGGCATCCGGCGGGAGGGCCAGTTCCGAGGGCTCCCGGACCGCCTGGAGGACGGCACGCCCCGGCTGGTCGCGAGCCTGCTCGCGCGCCGCGCGGAGCTGGAGGGCCGCCACCACCCCTCCGTGCTGGGCATGCCCCTGGGCCTGCCCCCCATCCCGGATGAGGACATCGACCTCATCTATACGTGGATAGAGCAAGGCGCCCCTCGATAG
- a CDS encoding NADPH-dependent F420 reductase: MKIGIIGAGSIGATLARKWVKLGHQVVLANSRGPDSLRTLAAEIGATAVTAAEAARGGEVVVVTIPQGAVPKLPKDLFAGVPSDVVVIDTGNYYPSRDGSIPALEQGQVESAWVSQHLGRPVIKAFNNIYFSSLAAKSTPKGTPGRIALPVAGDAPEAKAKVQRIIDELGFDTVDTGTLDDSWRQQPGSPCYTNDLDATQLKAALAKAERSRVPEYRKAADDAARAFFEAQKKS, from the coding sequence ATGAAGATTGGAATCATTGGTGCGGGCAGCATCGGCGCGACGCTGGCCCGGAAGTGGGTGAAGCTGGGTCACCAGGTGGTGCTCGCCAACTCTCGTGGGCCGGATTCCCTGCGCACGCTCGCGGCTGAAATCGGGGCCACCGCGGTCACCGCCGCCGAGGCCGCTCGCGGCGGCGAGGTGGTCGTCGTCACCATCCCCCAGGGCGCCGTGCCGAAGCTGCCCAAGGACCTCTTCGCCGGCGTGCCCTCCGACGTCGTCGTCATCGATACGGGCAACTACTACCCCTCGCGCGACGGCAGCATCCCCGCGCTCGAGCAGGGCCAGGTCGAGAGCGCGTGGGTCAGCCAGCATCTGGGCCGGCCGGTCATCAAGGCGTTCAACAACATCTATTTCAGCTCCCTCGCCGCGAAGAGCACCCCCAAGGGCACGCCCGGGCGCATCGCCCTCCCCGTCGCGGGGGATGCCCCCGAGGCGAAGGCGAAGGTCCAGCGCATCATCGACGAGCTCGGGTTCGACACCGTCGACACGGGCACCCTCGACGACTCCTGGCGCCAGCAGCCCGGCTCCCCCTGCTACACGAACGACCTGGACGCGACCCAGCTCAAGGCCGCGCTCGCCAAGGCGGAGCGCAGCCGCGTCCCCGAGTACCGCAAGGCCGCCGACGACGCGGCGCGCGCGTTCTTCGAGGCCCAGAAGAAGTCCTGA
- the cml gene encoding CmlA/FloR family chloramphenicol efflux MFS transporter, with product MPVSRSLSWNHSVPAALLLMAPFDLLASLAMDVYLPVVPAMTGILGTTPSVVQLTLSLYMAVLGLGQVVFGPLSDRIGRRPVLLTGAVLFTAASFLLAATSEAAPFVGLRLVQAVGASAALVATFATVRDVYAERPESATLYSTFSAMLAFVPALGPIAGALLAKHFGWRAIFVTLGLLAAAATLNALPRWSETRPSGGPPRGVAFGPILRSASFWTYTLGFSAAMGSFFVFFSTAPRVLIGQAGFSELGFSLAFATAALAMILTTRFARRFVAEWGLAGSLTRGMLLLLLGAVLLTAGQLFWAPSFWTFVAPMWVIAAGIVFAASVTANGALQSFSAVAGTAVALYFCLQSLIVGAVGTSLVILLDGDTAWPLVAYSSLMALVTLTAQRHLPPPVQTPPSTSPACSTPRVE from the coding sequence ATGCCTGTTTCAAGAAGCCTGTCGTGGAATCACTCCGTGCCAGCAGCGCTGTTGCTGATGGCTCCCTTCGACCTCCTGGCCTCCCTGGCCATGGATGTCTACCTGCCCGTGGTTCCGGCCATGACCGGAATCCTCGGCACCACGCCCTCCGTCGTCCAGCTCACGCTGAGCCTGTACATGGCCGTGCTCGGGCTCGGGCAGGTGGTGTTCGGCCCGCTCTCGGACCGCATCGGGCGACGCCCGGTGCTGCTGACGGGAGCCGTGCTGTTCACCGCCGCTTCGTTCCTGCTCGCCGCCACCTCCGAGGCCGCCCCGTTCGTCGGCCTCCGGCTGGTGCAAGCCGTGGGGGCCTCCGCGGCCCTCGTCGCCACGTTCGCGACCGTCCGCGACGTCTACGCGGAGCGGCCCGAGAGCGCGACCCTCTACAGCACGTTCAGCGCCATGCTGGCCTTCGTCCCCGCGCTCGGCCCCATCGCGGGGGCCCTGCTCGCGAAGCACTTCGGCTGGCGCGCCATCTTCGTCACGCTCGGGCTCCTCGCGGCGGCGGCGACGCTGAATGCCCTGCCCCGGTGGAGCGAGACCCGCCCTTCGGGAGGGCCCCCGCGGGGGGTCGCCTTCGGCCCCATCCTGCGCAGCGCCTCGTTCTGGACGTACACGCTGGGCTTCAGCGCGGCGATGGGCTCGTTCTTCGTGTTCTTCTCCACGGCGCCTCGCGTCCTCATCGGACAGGCCGGCTTCTCGGAGCTCGGGTTCAGCCTGGCCTTCGCCACCGCCGCGCTCGCGATGATTCTCACGACACGCTTCGCCCGGCGCTTCGTGGCGGAGTGGGGCCTGGCGGGAAGCCTCACGCGGGGCATGCTCCTGCTGCTGCTCGGCGCGGTGCTGCTGACCGCAGGACAGCTCTTCTGGGCCCCCTCGTTCTGGACGTTCGTCGCGCCCATGTGGGTCATCGCCGCGGGCATCGTCTTCGCCGCCTCCGTCACCGCCAACGGCGCGCTCCAGTCCTTCAGCGCCGTGGCGGGGACCGCCGTCGCGCTCTACTTCTGCCTCCAGAGCCTCATCGTCGGCGCCGTGGGAACGTCGCTCGTCATCCTCCTCGATGGCGACACCGCGTGGCCCCTGGTGGCTTACAGCTCGCTCATGGCCCTGGTGACGTTGACGGCTCAACGACACCTGCCGCCACCGGTCCAGACGCCCCCATCCACGAGCCCCGCGTGCTCAACACCGCGGGTGGAATGA